One genomic region from Bacillota bacterium encodes:
- a CDS encoding ABC transporter permease: protein MFWKRLKRDRNAILGLAILIVMGLVALFAPIISPHDPTDQSLEHQREKPTREHPFGRDIFGRDILSRIIHGSRLTLLAGGFSVALSTVVGTFLGIVSGYYGGWVDSVVMRFIDILLSFPYFLLAILMAAILGPGLWKACVAVAVASMPRTARVVRGSVLAIRDVEYIEAARAMGATDSWIVVRHVLPNVAAPIIVLATLELAGAILHTSGLSFLGLGAQPPSAEWGLMLNEAKGYLTTEPHMSFFPGLFTAILVLGFNLFGDGLRDILDPRLK, encoded by the coding sequence ATGTTCTGGAAACGTCTCAAGAGGGATCGGAACGCTATCTTGGGGCTGGCCATTCTCATCGTGATGGGATTGGTGGCCCTTTTTGCGCCGATCATATCCCCGCATGACCCGACGGACCAGAGCCTCGAACACCAGAGGGAGAAGCCGACAAGGGAACACCCCTTCGGGCGCGACATTTTCGGTAGGGACATTCTCAGCAGGATCATCCACGGGTCCCGGCTGACCCTGTTGGCGGGCGGATTCAGCGTGGCTCTAAGCACCGTCGTTGGGACGTTCCTCGGGATAGTCTCCGGCTACTACGGCGGCTGGGTGGATAGCGTGGTCATGCGATTCATTGACATTCTGCTTTCCTTTCCATATTTTCTGCTCGCCATACTCATGGCGGCGATCCTCGGGCCGGGCTTGTGGAAGGCGTGCGTCGCGGTCGCGGTGGCTAGCATGCCGAGGACTGCCCGTGTGGTGCGGGGATCGGTACTCGCCATTCGGGATGTCGAATACATAGAGGCGGCCAGGGCCATGGGAGCCACCGACTCGTGGATAGTGGTCAGGCACGTGTTGCCCAACGTCGCCGCCCCGATAATCGTGCTGGCGACACTGGAGTTGGCGGGTGCCATACTACATACGTCCGGCCTCAGTTTCCTCGGGCTGGGCGCTCAACCCCCGAGCGCCGAGTGGGGGCTAATGCTGAACGAGGCCAAGGGATACCTGACGACCGAGCCTCACATGAGTTTCTTTCCCGGACTGTTCACGGCGATACTGGTGTTGGGTTTCAATCTCTTCGGTGACGGCCTCAGAGACATCCTTGACCCAAGACTAAAGTAG
- a CDS encoding ABC transporter permease: MLKYVLKRLLQTVVLLLAVTVVVFWAMNLAPGNPAEIMLGQDATPENVAKLMKEMGLDLPLHVQYVRFLQNLLKGDLGNSFRTRRPVVEEIGRAFPVSVQVAAISVAVSAVIGVTIGVISAVRQYSVLDSTVRLGVLAGVSIPTFWLGLLLIYLFSVYLRILPSSGWGSWRQAVLPCLTLATFPLALFVRLTRSSMLEVIRQDHVRTARAKGLPGGTVVRRHALRNGLVPVVTVVGLQFASLIGGSVMTETVFAIPGLGRTLVMAVYSRDYPVIRGCTILAASVFAVVNLVVDVLYTFLDPRIRYE, from the coding sequence ATCCTTAAGTACGTCTTGAAGCGGCTGCTTCAGACTGTCGTACTCTTGCTGGCCGTAACAGTCGTCGTGTTCTGGGCAATGAACCTGGCCCCCGGGAATCCGGCCGAGATAATGCTGGGTCAGGACGCGACCCCCGAGAATGTCGCCAAACTCATGAAGGAAATGGGCTTGGATCTGCCCCTGCACGTGCAGTACGTTAGGTTTCTTCAGAACCTATTGAAGGGCGACCTGGGAAACTCGTTTCGCACTCGTAGGCCCGTCGTGGAGGAAATCGGACGCGCATTCCCCGTCAGTGTACAGGTTGCGGCGATATCCGTAGCTGTATCCGCCGTCATCGGCGTGACGATCGGAGTGATCTCGGCGGTCAGGCAGTACTCCGTCCTCGACAGTACGGTAAGATTGGGCGTGTTGGCAGGCGTCTCTATCCCCACATTCTGGCTGGGCCTCCTGCTGATATACCTCTTCTCCGTGTATCTCCGGATTCTTCCCAGTTCAGGCTGGGGCTCGTGGCGTCAGGCAGTTCTGCCGTGTCTGACGCTGGCCACGTTCCCCCTGGCCCTGTTCGTCAGACTCACGCGTTCGAGCATGCTGGAGGTCATCCGACAGGATCACGTGAGGACTGCGCGGGCCAAGGGGCTTCCGGGCGGGACCGTGGTCAGGCGCCACGCCCTTCGCAACGGGCTTGTCCCTGTGGTGACTGTGGTCGGGCTGCAGTTCGCCTCCCTGATTGGCGGATCCGTGATGACCGAAACGGTGTTTGCGATACCGGGGCTCGGCAGGACCCTCGTAATGGCCGTGTATTCGCGCGACTACCCCGTCATCCGTGGCTGCACTATCTTGGCGGCATCGGTTTTCGCAGTAGTGAATCTGGTCGTGGACGTACTCTATACGTTCTTGGACCCGAGGATCAGGTACGAGTAA